One stretch of Juglans microcarpa x Juglans regia isolate MS1-56 chromosome 3D, Jm3101_v1.0, whole genome shotgun sequence DNA includes these proteins:
- the LOC121255315 gene encoding uncharacterized protein LOC121255315: MSDLNVNENERGANPSASEVLRAAAHQLIDDLTQNPVGRQRNFNEGGGNIEQFNRMHPPSFDGKGEPTLAEDWVQDVEEILRVLTCTDEQKVAYATFKLTGEAKRWWISERTIREAGGTEIVSWPHFKQIFLERFFPSSAREDKAMEFATLVQGSMTVHQYAAKFIELSRFAAYLIPDEEKKARKFEQGLNEKLYERVVGFQIRNFSELVDKATVFERSLQRSAALQDQRKRTISSGPHSGMDQGSWKKRNDGSGSGKRMIQGTQQAYQCRTCNRVHAGVCRKEAGLCYRCGKSGHYLRDCPLHLDSNRPPPPPRTEGTARGNIQRTTAPARVFALTPGEAEDRNDVITGMTSVNRKVKVQVSGCDPNRKFSSL; encoded by the exons ATGTCGGATTTGAACGTGAACGAGAACGAAAGGGGagcaaacccgagtgcttcTGAAGTGTTACGAGCAGCAGCTCATCAGTTAATAGATGATCTCACGCAAAATCCCGTGGGTCGCCAACGCAACTTTAATGAAGGTGGTGGTAACATAGAACAGTTCAATCGGATGCACCCCCCTTCATTTGATGGCAAAGGCGAACCCACTCTAGCTGAAGATTGGGTGCAAGATGTTGAAGAGATATTACGGGTGTTAACCTGCACGGATGAACAAAAGGTGGCATATGCAACATTCAAACTGACCGGTGaggcaaaaagatggtggatctCAGAAAGAACTATCCGAGAAGCAGGGGGGACAGAAATAGTCAGTTGGCCACATTTTAAGCAAATTTTTCTTGAGCGATTTTTCCCAAGCTCGGCTCGAGAGGACAAGGCAATGGAATTTGCCACTCTGGTGCAGGGATCCATGACGGTGCACCAATATGCAGCTAAATTCATTGAATTATCCCGTTTTGCTGCGTATCTGATTCCTGACGAAGAAAAGAAAGCGCGCAAATTCGAACAAGGActaaatgaaaaactttatgaacGGGTAGTGGGTTTCCAGATTCGGAATTTCTCAGAATTGGTAGATAAGGCCACCGTTTTTGAGCGAAGCCTTCAAAGGAGCGCTGCATTGCAGGATCAGAGGAAGAGGACTATTTCATCGGGGCCTCATTCTGGTATGGACCAAGGAtcgtggaaaaagagaaatgatggtAGTGGCTCGGGAAAAAGGATGATTCAGGGCACCCAACAAGCATATCAATGTAGAACTTGCAACCGAGTACATGCTGGAGTATGCAGGAAGGAAGCGGGACTATGCTACCGTTGTGGCAAATCGGGACATTATCTTAGGGATTGCCCTTTGCATTTGGATAGCAAcaggccaccaccaccacctaggACAGAAGGGACAGCGCGAGGCAACATCCAGCGCACTACTGCGCCTGCAAGGGTTTTTGCTCTGACACCTGGAGAGGCTGAGGATAGGAATGATGTGATCACGGGTATGACTTCtgt AAACCGGAAAGTTAAAGTCCAAGTTAGTGGTTGCgaccccaacaggaaattcAGTAGTCTGTGA